The proteins below are encoded in one region of Casimicrobium huifangae:
- a CDS encoding enoyl-CoA hydratase-related protein, protein MTEHVTIAVDGPILTLTLNRPDKKNALTNAMYGALADGLQRAQDDAAIRCVLLRSSSDCFTAGNDLGDFAAISAGAGPAERHVNRFLHGLAAADKPIVAAVHGLAVGVGTTMLLHCDVVCVTEQARLTTPFVNLALVPEAASSLLMQARIGYARAYSLFALGEPVDGKTAVEWGLARHLVAPEALHAKALAVAHTLAEKPIGALRATKRLMRDAALIAQTMDRESAVFAERLKSPEAAEAFRAFAEKRAPDFKRVAS, encoded by the coding sequence ATGACCGAACACGTCACCATCGCCGTTGACGGGCCGATCCTGACCCTGACACTCAATCGCCCCGACAAGAAAAACGCGCTGACCAATGCGATGTACGGCGCACTCGCTGACGGCCTGCAGCGCGCCCAAGACGACGCGGCCATTCGTTGCGTGCTGCTGCGCAGTTCGAGTGACTGTTTCACGGCGGGCAACGATCTGGGTGATTTCGCGGCCATTTCCGCCGGCGCGGGCCCCGCCGAGCGTCACGTCAACCGCTTTCTGCACGGTCTCGCCGCTGCCGACAAGCCGATCGTTGCCGCCGTGCACGGTCTCGCCGTCGGCGTCGGCACCACCATGCTGCTGCACTGCGATGTCGTCTGTGTCACCGAGCAGGCGCGGCTGACCACGCCGTTCGTGAATCTCGCTCTTGTCCCCGAAGCGGCGTCGAGCCTGTTGATGCAGGCGCGTATCGGCTACGCCCGTGCCTACAGCCTGTTCGCGCTCGGTGAGCCCGTCGATGGCAAGACTGCCGTCGAATGGGGTCTGGCGCGGCATCTGGTGGCGCCGGAGGCACTGCACGCCAAGGCACTGGCGGTGGCGCACACGCTGGCCGAGAAGCCGATCGGTGCCCTGCGCGCCACCAAGCGCCTGATGCGCGATGCAGCACTCATCGCGCAGACGATGGACCGCGAAAGCGCTGTCTTTGCCGAGCGCCTGAAGAGCCCGGAGGCCGCCGAGGCGTTCCGCGCCTTCGCCGAGAAGCGGGCGCCGGATTTCAAGCGCGTCGCTTCCTGA
- a CDS encoding tripartite tricarboxylate transporter substrate binding protein → MKLTTTAGLALALTTCASLLLGSSSALAQAYPNKPITMIVPWPAGGSTDRHLRALADLASKHLGQSIVVQNQPGGGGTLGPGNMALAAKPDGYTIAQYPMGMLRIPHMQKTMWHPLNDFSFIIGVSGYTFGFVVKGDSPYKSFNEYIEAARKAPGKIDYGSTGTGTSPHLLLEELAAGAGVQLNHVPFKGNADLMAALLGGHVMAGSDASGWDKYVDGGQMRLLATFGEKRTKRWPNVPTAKDLGYNVIGNSPYGLVGPKGMDPAVMKTLHDAFKKAMDDPKHLEVLDQLNQDLWYRSGEDYAKWARETFAKDKLLIERLGLAAK, encoded by the coding sequence ATGAAACTGACCACTACAGCCGGCCTTGCGCTGGCGCTGACCACCTGCGCGTCGCTGTTGCTCGGCAGCAGCAGCGCGCTGGCGCAGGCCTACCCGAACAAACCGATCACCATGATCGTGCCCTGGCCCGCCGGTGGATCGACTGATCGCCACCTGCGCGCGCTGGCCGATCTCGCCAGCAAGCATCTTGGCCAGAGCATCGTGGTGCAGAACCAGCCAGGCGGGGGCGGCACCCTGGGCCCCGGCAACATGGCGCTGGCGGCGAAGCCCGACGGCTACACCATCGCGCAGTACCCGATGGGCATGCTGCGCATTCCGCACATGCAGAAAACGATGTGGCACCCGCTCAACGATTTCAGCTTCATCATCGGTGTGTCGGGCTACACCTTCGGCTTTGTGGTGAAGGGCGACTCGCCGTACAAGTCCTTCAACGAGTACATCGAAGCCGCGCGCAAAGCGCCGGGCAAGATCGACTACGGCTCCACCGGCACCGGCACTTCGCCGCATTTGCTGCTGGAAGAGCTGGCAGCCGGCGCCGGCGTGCAGCTCAACCATGTGCCGTTCAAGGGCAACGCTGACCTGATGGCCGCGCTGCTCGGCGGTCACGTGATGGCCGGCAGCGATGCCAGCGGCTGGGACAAATACGTCGATGGCGGCCAGATGCGCCTGCTCGCCACCTTTGGCGAAAAGCGCACCAAACGCTGGCCCAATGTGCCCACTGCGAAGGACCTCGGCTACAACGTGATCGGCAATTCGCCCTACGGTCTGGTTGGGCCGAAAGGCATGGACCCGGCCGTGATGAAGACGCTGCATGATGCCTTCAAGAAGGCGATGGACGACCCGAAGCACCTCGAAGTGCTCGATCAGCTCAATCAGGACCTCTGGTATCGCAGCGGTGAGGATTACGCCAAATGGGCGCGCGAGACCTTCGCCAAGGACAAGCTGCTGATTGAGCGCCTGGGGCTGGCAGCGAAATAG
- a CDS encoding DNA-deoxyinosine glycosylase, whose product MAAKFRPQSAATMPPQTTSRVASFPPIALPNARVLILGSMPGMASLAAGQYYAHPRNAFWPIMAALLGFDPAMPYVERTRALLAGGIALWDALQSCVRPGSLDSAIDQSTMIANDFAGLFARCPHIDHVYFNGAAAERCFRLGVLPALAGFDLPCTRLPSTSPAHAGRSFEQKLAAWRAVMQHRQMPQ is encoded by the coding sequence ATGGCGGCCAAATTTCGACCGCAATCAGCGGCCACCATGCCGCCGCAGACGACGAGTCGGGTAGCCAGCTTTCCGCCCATCGCTTTGCCCAACGCCAGAGTACTGATCCTCGGCAGCATGCCGGGGATGGCATCGCTGGCGGCGGGGCAGTATTACGCTCATCCGCGCAATGCCTTCTGGCCGATCATGGCCGCCTTGCTCGGTTTTGATCCCGCAATGCCGTACGTCGAGCGGACGCGGGCCCTGCTGGCGGGTGGCATTGCGCTGTGGGATGCGCTGCAATCCTGTGTACGCCCCGGCAGCCTGGATTCCGCCATCGACCAGAGCACGATGATCGCCAACGATTTCGCCGGCCTGTTCGCCCGCTGTCCGCACATTGACCACGTCTATTTCAACGGCGCCGCCGCCGAGCGCTGCTTCCGGCTCGGCGTGCTGCCGGCGCTCGCGGGGTTCGATCTGCCCTGTACGCGATTGCCGTCCACCAGTCCGGCGCACGCCGGTCGCTCGTTCGAGCAGAAACTGGCGGCCTGGCGGGCGGTGATGCAGCATCGGCAAATGCCGCAATAA
- the dusA gene encoding tRNA dihydrouridine(20/20a) synthase DusA — protein MTALDHNAWRLTTAPMMDWTDRHCRVLFRHLAPSARLYTEMVTTGPLIYGNAEQHRRHLKFTAVEHPVALQLGGSEREDLARAAKLGADFGYDEINLNCGCPSERVQRGAFGACLMAEPTLVADCVKAMIDAVPSGVPVTVKHRIGLDYNESYDFVRDFVGTVAEAGCRVFIVHARNAVLKGLSPKENREVPPLRYDVVTRLRTDFPSLILVLNGGITTAQQCLDLLDGSVGTVPSQPHGVMLGRAAYHDSYMLAHTENALFGTPLPSRDQIVEQMIEYTAREIEATRGQQFHTRVRDVARHMLGLYSGQVGGKAWRRMLSDARLLNDNDPELLRRAMPYQSDYDDHRQPLLDALSG, from the coding sequence TTGACCGCACTTGACCACAACGCGTGGCGCCTGACCACGGCGCCGATGATGGACTGGACTGACCGCCATTGTCGCGTACTGTTCCGCCACCTCGCGCCCAGCGCCCGGCTGTACACCGAGATGGTGACCACCGGCCCGCTGATTTACGGCAACGCCGAGCAGCATCGCCGCCACCTGAAGTTCACCGCAGTCGAGCATCCGGTCGCGCTGCAACTGGGTGGCAGCGAGCGCGAGGACCTCGCCCGCGCCGCGAAGCTGGGCGCTGATTTTGGTTACGACGAGATCAACCTCAACTGCGGTTGCCCCAGCGAGCGGGTGCAGCGCGGTGCCTTCGGTGCCTGCCTGATGGCCGAGCCGACGCTGGTAGCCGATTGCGTGAAGGCGATGATTGACGCCGTGCCGTCGGGCGTGCCAGTGACCGTCAAGCACCGCATCGGGCTCGACTACAACGAAAGCTACGATTTCGTGCGCGACTTTGTCGGCACCGTCGCCGAAGCGGGTTGCCGTGTCTTCATCGTGCATGCCCGCAACGCCGTGCTCAAGGGACTGAGCCCGAAGGAAAACCGCGAAGTACCGCCGTTGCGCTACGACGTGGTGACTCGCCTTCGCACGGACTTCCCTTCGCTGATATTGGTGCTGAACGGCGGCATTACTACGGCTCAGCAGTGCCTGGATCTGCTGGATGGGTCCGTCGGCACGGTGCCCTCACAGCCCCACGGCGTCATGCTCGGCCGCGCGGCGTATCACGACAGCTACATGCTGGCGCACACGGAAAACGCCCTGTTCGGCACGCCGCTGCCGTCGCGCGACCAGATCGTCGAACAGATGATCGAATACACCGCCCGCGAGATCGAAGCGACCCGCGGCCAGCAGTTTCACACCCGGGTGCGCGATGTTGCCCGCCACATGCTTGGCCTCTATAGCGGGCAGGTAGGCGGCAAGGCGTGGCGGCGCATGCTGTCCGACGCCCGCCTGCTGAACGACAATGATCCCGAGCTGCTGCGGCGCGCCATGCCCTACCAGAGCGACTACGACGACCACCGGCAGCCGCTGCTCGATGCGCTGAGCGGCTGA
- a CDS encoding Bug family tripartite tricarboxylate transporter substrate binding protein — MIRKLLALALAGVSLTATGQQWPTKPVRFVVPFAPGGTSEIVARAVAQELSTALGQTVFVENKPGGAGVIAMTEVSKADPDGHTIILGHVGTLAVNPYAMPKHPYDVNKEFAPVILLARVPNVLAVAPDVPAKTLKEFVALAKAKPDSITYGSAGNGSSGHLAMEYFMAESGIKATHVPYKGTGPMLQDILGGRVQATFTGAPALMGQISAGKLRALAVGSHERMASLPNVPTVAESGYKDFETSQWYGILVPAKTPKVIVDKLAAAADKALKSSGITAKFAKDDARAGGGTPEQFATFIRKEQATWKRIIEKTGLKIE; from the coding sequence ATGATCAGAAAATTGCTAGCGCTTGCCCTGGCCGGCGTTTCATTGACCGCAACGGGCCAGCAGTGGCCGACCAAGCCAGTCCGCTTTGTGGTGCCGTTTGCGCCGGGTGGTACCAGTGAAATAGTTGCCCGTGCGGTGGCACAGGAACTATCAACGGCGTTGGGCCAGACAGTGTTCGTGGAGAACAAGCCCGGCGGCGCCGGCGTGATCGCCATGACCGAAGTGTCGAAGGCTGATCCCGATGGCCACACCATCATCCTCGGCCACGTTGGCACCCTGGCGGTGAATCCCTATGCCATGCCGAAGCATCCCTACGATGTGAACAAGGAGTTTGCCCCGGTGATCCTGCTGGCGCGGGTGCCGAATGTGCTCGCCGTCGCGCCGGATGTTCCGGCGAAGACGCTCAAGGAGTTCGTCGCGCTGGCCAAGGCGAAGCCGGATTCGATCACCTATGGCTCGGCAGGCAATGGTTCTTCCGGCCATCTGGCGATGGAGTATTTCATGGCGGAGAGCGGCATCAAGGCCACCCACGTGCCCTACAAGGGGACCGGGCCTATGCTGCAGGACATTCTTGGCGGTCGCGTGCAGGCGACCTTCACTGGCGCCCCGGCACTGATGGGGCAGATCAGCGCCGGCAAACTGCGCGCGCTGGCCGTTGGCTCGCATGAACGCATGGCTTCGTTGCCGAATGTTCCGACGGTCGCTGAGAGTGGCTACAAGGACTTCGAGACATCGCAGTGGTACGGCATTCTGGTGCCGGCGAAAACGCCGAAAGTGATTGTCGACAAGCTCGCCGCCGCCGCTGACAAAGCGCTCAAGAGTAGTGGCATCACCGCCAAGTTTGCCAAGGATGATGCCCGTGCTGGCGGGGGTACCCCCGAGCAGTTCGCGACGTTCATTCGCAAGGAACAAGCCACCTGGAAGCGCATCATCGAAAAAACCGGGCTCAAGATCGAGTAG
- a CDS encoding tripartite tricarboxylate transporter substrate binding protein encodes MSRNVLYAVAASLLAIVAGAAHAQTWPTKPITLVVTYPAGGGADTMARLIAPKLGEALGQPVIIENKPGASGQIGASAVAKAAPDGYTLMLDASSFAVNPALFPRLPYDSDKAFRPVGVIALFPNVLLVNPSVPAASVKELVALAKAKKNGVSYASSGNGSAQHLAGAMFESAAGVDMLHVPYKGGAPALNDVIGGQVPVFFGNLASTLQHVQAGKLKPLAVTSARRSPILPAVPTMAEAGVAGYEVYEWNVLFAPAGTSEAIIGKLAAALQKTLDAADVKARIAQLGGEIQTARPDAAQQFVRQQTTLWARLVRERGISVD; translated from the coding sequence ATGAGTCGAAATGTTCTGTACGCCGTGGCGGCGTCGTTACTGGCTATCGTCGCCGGTGCGGCACACGCCCAGACATGGCCCACCAAGCCAATCACCCTGGTGGTGACCTATCCCGCTGGTGGTGGCGCCGACACCATGGCTCGCCTGATCGCGCCGAAGCTGGGCGAAGCGCTGGGACAACCCGTCATCATTGAGAACAAGCCCGGTGCCAGTGGCCAGATCGGCGCATCCGCTGTGGCCAAGGCGGCGCCTGATGGCTACACGCTGATGCTGGATGCGTCGTCGTTCGCAGTGAACCCGGCACTGTTCCCCAGGCTGCCGTATGACAGCGACAAGGCGTTCCGGCCGGTCGGCGTGATTGCGCTGTTTCCCAATGTGCTGCTGGTCAATCCGTCGGTACCGGCGGCGTCGGTGAAAGAGCTGGTCGCGCTGGCCAAGGCAAAGAAGAACGGGGTGTCTTACGCCTCGTCTGGCAACGGCTCGGCGCAGCATCTGGCTGGTGCGATGTTCGAGAGCGCGGCCGGTGTCGACATGCTGCACGTGCCCTACAAAGGCGGTGCACCGGCGCTCAACGATGTGATTGGGGGCCAGGTGCCGGTGTTCTTCGGCAACCTCGCCTCCACGCTGCAACACGTGCAGGCGGGCAAGCTGAAGCCGCTGGCGGTGACCAGTGCCCGCCGGTCGCCGATTCTGCCGGCAGTACCGACGATGGCAGAGGCGGGCGTTGCTGGCTACGAGGTGTACGAGTGGAATGTGCTGTTCGCCCCGGCTGGCACTTCCGAGGCGATCATCGGCAAGCTGGCTGCAGCGCTGCAAAAGACGCTTGACGCTGCCGACGTGAAGGCACGCATCGCCCAGCTCGGCGGCGAAATCCAGACCGCAAGGCCAGACGCGGCGCAGCAGTTCGTCCGCCAGCAGACCACACTTTGGGCCAGGCTCGTTCGTGAGCGTGGCATTTCCGTCGACTGA
- a CDS encoding GntR family transcriptional regulator codes for MFSSSSTVEPIVAATAAGLSRYGSLASTLRGHILSGEWAPGSAIPAETQLAKSCGVALGTMRQAIAVLVSEGLLERVHGRGTFVSNGIGGASLLRFFRFRAASPAAATTADEVPQSRIVGKRVLNAPQEVTTALGLPPGSRVLALTRVRSLNARPCLYERIWLPLPMFDALVPLNKSEWEDLLYPMLQRLAGVTVHKAEDNVTFCLATDDVAAALQLQPDAPCARVARIAFDMAGRRVELRHSFGDALSFHYTAQLR; via the coding sequence ATGTTTTCTTCCAGTTCCACGGTTGAGCCGATTGTTGCTGCAACTGCCGCCGGCCTGAGCCGTTATGGCTCGCTGGCGTCCACGCTGCGCGGTCACATCCTGAGCGGTGAGTGGGCTCCGGGCAGCGCTATTCCGGCTGAAACCCAGCTGGCGAAATCCTGCGGCGTGGCGCTCGGAACCATGCGTCAGGCGATTGCCGTGCTGGTCAGCGAAGGCCTGCTGGAACGCGTCCACGGCCGCGGTACCTTTGTGTCCAACGGTATTGGCGGCGCCAGCCTGCTGCGCTTCTTTCGCTTCCGCGCCGCGTCGCCCGCTGCGGCGACCACGGCGGACGAAGTGCCGCAATCCCGCATCGTCGGCAAACGGGTGCTCAATGCCCCGCAAGAGGTCACGACGGCGCTGGGCCTGCCGCCCGGCAGCCGCGTGCTGGCGCTGACGCGCGTCCGCTCGCTGAATGCCCGGCCCTGCCTGTATGAGCGGATCTGGCTGCCGCTGCCGATGTTTGACGCGCTGGTGCCGCTCAACAAGTCGGAGTGGGAAGATTTGCTGTATCCGATGTTGCAGCGGCTGGCTGGCGTCACCGTGCACAAGGCCGAAGACAACGTCACCTTTTGTCTGGCGACCGACGATGTTGCCGCCGCCTTGCAGTTGCAGCCAGACGCGCCCTGCGCTCGCGTAGCGCGTATCGCCTTCGACATGGCGGGGCGTCGCGTCGAGCTGCGCCACTCGTTCGGCGACGCTCTTTCCTTTCACTACACGGCGCAACTGCGCTAG
- a CDS encoding amidohydrolase family protein, with amino-acid sequence MTISSPSASSASPAPLASGKPDRESGCVACPPACDCHFHVFTARESSPGARYQPAYTASFGDWRALSGKAGIGRGIVVQPSFLGADNRLLLQTLQQAPEALRGVAVVADNVNLVEMRRLHDTGVRGIRLNLMGMNDDAEHLRALPSAWWGNLMASGMHLELHADVGRIATLLPWVPSGVTVVLDHFAKPAAANADDPTLRAVQRRAGNGDAVYITLSGVYRLGGSDERSGSMPGNDHARALARLWLDVLGSKRLLWGSDWPCTNHEAHADYDRLRSQLDWLIADDATRAAILADNPAALYWRA; translated from the coding sequence ATGACAATCAGCAGCCCCTCTGCCAGCTCTGCCAGCCCTGCCCCCCTCGCTTCCGGCAAACCGGATCGCGAGTCAGGTTGCGTCGCCTGCCCGCCCGCCTGTGATTGCCACTTCCATGTGTTCACCGCCAGGGAGAGCAGTCCCGGCGCCCGTTACCAGCCGGCTTACACGGCATCGTTTGGAGACTGGCGCGCGCTTTCGGGCAAAGCAGGCATCGGGCGTGGAATCGTGGTGCAACCCAGTTTTCTCGGCGCTGACAATCGCCTGCTGCTGCAAACGCTGCAACAAGCGCCCGAGGCCTTGCGCGGGGTCGCTGTGGTCGCAGACAACGTCAATCTGGTCGAGATGAGGCGACTTCATGACACCGGAGTACGCGGCATACGCCTCAACCTGATGGGAATGAACGACGATGCCGAGCACCTGCGCGCCCTGCCCTCAGCGTGGTGGGGCAACCTGATGGCGAGCGGGATGCATCTCGAGTTGCATGCAGATGTCGGCCGGATCGCCACCCTGCTGCCATGGGTGCCTTCGGGCGTGACGGTGGTGCTGGATCACTTCGCCAAGCCTGCTGCAGCGAACGCAGACGACCCGACTTTGCGTGCAGTGCAGCGGCGAGCAGGTAATGGTGATGCCGTCTACATCACCTTGAGCGGTGTCTATCGGCTGGGGGGCAGCGACGAGCGCAGTGGTTCAATGCCGGGCAACGACCATGCTCGCGCGCTTGCTCGCCTGTGGCTTGACGTTTTGGGCAGCAAGCGTCTGCTCTGGGGCAGTGACTGGCCGTGCACCAATCACGAGGCGCATGCCGACTACGACCGTTTGCGCAGTCAACTCGATTGGCTGATTGCCGACGACGCTACCCGCGCTGCAATCCTGGCTGACAACCCTGCGGCCCTGTACTGGCGGGCTTGA
- a CDS encoding DUF1569 domain-containing protein, translated as MNRRIVLGAGVVAAAATAGWIALPSGKHPLTVAAATDALARLRGTKINHAGGWNPAQVFAHLAQSIEYSMTGFPQPKSPLFQSTVGAAAFAVFHSKGAMKHSLTEPIPGAPAIAATDDQTAALDRALKALADFDKFNGALQPHFAYGALDKKAYAAAHAMHVYNHLTEFSVA; from the coding sequence ATGAATCGCAGAATCGTCCTTGGCGCCGGCGTGGTAGCGGCTGCTGCCACTGCGGGATGGATCGCCCTGCCGAGCGGCAAGCATCCGCTGACCGTTGCTGCGGCGACTGACGCGCTGGCCCGCTTGCGCGGCACGAAAATCAACCATGCGGGTGGCTGGAATCCGGCGCAGGTGTTCGCGCATCTGGCGCAGAGTATTGAGTATTCGATGACTGGTTTTCCGCAGCCGAAGTCGCCGCTTTTCCAGAGTACGGTGGGCGCGGCGGCGTTTGCCGTGTTTCACTCGAAGGGCGCGATGAAGCACAGCCTCACCGAGCCCATCCCCGGCGCTCCAGCTATTGCCGCCACCGATGACCAGACCGCAGCGCTGGATCGGGCGCTGAAAGCACTCGCCGACTTCGACAAGTTCAACGGTGCGCTGCAACCTCACTTCGCCTACGGGGCGCTCGACAAAAAGGCTTACGCTGCGGCGCATGCAATGCATGTCTACAACCATCTGACCGAGTTTTCTGTCGCTTGA
- a CDS encoding class I SAM-dependent methyltransferase: MTPTATTVAAAESAGGSQIQFWDRAAQGKVFAHPLDGERFQRVVPATAAVLDYGCGRGRLCGELGKSGYRNVVGVDYSPEMIATAQREHPGARFDVVDGATLPFADGQFDAVVLFAVLTCIADDAAQRDLIAELRRVLQPGGLLLVSDYPLQGDARNVSRYDAFAAETSTDAAARSVLPYGVFRLPDGGLVRHHTMAWLAALFADFTVLDQVMFDAKTMNGNAARIVQWWLRA; the protein is encoded by the coding sequence CTGCAACAACCGTGGCTGCCGCTGAATCGGCGGGCGGGTCGCAAATACAGTTCTGGGACCGCGCGGCGCAGGGCAAGGTATTTGCCCACCCCCTTGATGGCGAGCGCTTCCAGCGAGTGGTACCGGCCACCGCCGCCGTGCTTGACTACGGTTGCGGGCGCGGGCGGCTGTGTGGCGAGCTCGGAAAGTCTGGCTACCGCAATGTGGTCGGCGTCGACTACTCGCCCGAGATGATCGCCACCGCGCAGCGTGAACATCCCGGCGCCAGGTTTGACGTGGTTGATGGCGCGACGCTGCCCTTCGCCGATGGACAGTTCGATGCAGTCGTGCTGTTTGCCGTGCTGACATGCATCGCTGATGATGCCGCGCAGCGCGATCTGATCGCCGAGTTGCGCCGCGTTCTGCAGCCCGGAGGCCTGTTGCTGGTGAGTGACTATCCGTTGCAAGGTGACGCTCGCAACGTCAGTCGCTATGACGCATTTGCTGCAGAGACCAGCACCGACGCTGCGGCGCGGTCCGTGCTGCCTTACGGAGTCTTCCGCCTGCCCGACGGCGGCCTGGTGCGGCATCACACGATGGCGTGGTTAGCCGCGCTATTCGCCGATTTCACTGTGCTGGATCAGGTGATGTTCGATGCGAAGACGATGAACGGCAATGCTGCACGCATCGTTCAGTGGTGGCTGCGCGCCTGA